The Sesamum indicum cultivar Zhongzhi No. 13 linkage group LG6, S_indicum_v1.0, whole genome shotgun sequence genome has a segment encoding these proteins:
- the LOC105165004 gene encoding AP-4 complex subunit epsilon: protein MGSQGGFGQSKEFLDLIKSIGECRSKAEEDRIVLREIETLKTRLSSPNTPKFKLKEYLIRLLYVEMLGHDASFGYIHAVKMTHDENLLLKRTGYLAVTLFLNEDHDLIILIVNTIQKDLKSDNYLVVCAALNAVCRLINEETIPAVLPQVVELLGHQKEAVRKKAVMALHRFYQRAPGSVSHLISNFRKRLCDNDPGVMGAALCPLFDLITIDADAYKDLVVSFVNILKQVAERRLPKSYDYHQMPAPFIQIKLLKILALLGSGDKKASEQMYTIVGDIMRKCDSTSNIGNAILYECICCVSSLHPNPKLLEAAADAISKFLKSDSHNLRYLGIDALSRLIKISPEIADAAQHQLAVIDCLEDPDDTLKRKTFELLYKMTKSSNVEVIVDRMIQYMISISDSHYKTEIASRCVELAEQFAPSNQWFIQAMNKVFEHAGDLVNAKVAHNLMRLIAEGFGEDDDAADTQLRSSAVESYLQIMGEPKLPSAFLQVICWVLGEYGTADGKYSASYITGKLCDVAEAHLADDTVKAYAITALMKIYSFEIAAGRAVDVLPECQSLIEEMLASHSTDLQQRAYELQAILSLDANAVEKIMPMNSTCDDIEIDKSLSFLNGYVQQAVENGAQPYIPESERSGMSNISNFKSQEDHESSTHALRFEAYELPKPMLSQNVPPILASSTELVPVPEPSYVSDILQPATSAPSGSDAGPSELRLRLDGVQRKWGRPTYSSATPSTSSNDAVKIQNEATQRDSVGMSNSKARDVSYDSRKQQVEISPEKQKLAASLFGGVSKSDGRQPSSSQKVSKHQNPTSDKSRAAKAAAPDTAVVKTPQTPPDLLDLSEPSISSSAPSVDPFKQWEGLLDLKQDPTPVSAGGVGSTETSDFMSLFTDMSLNVPSDGVAGTMPNVINGNGLGGIMADHSAQQLNKGPNLKQALEKDARVRQMGVTPSGQNPNLFKDLLG, encoded by the exons ATGGGCTCCCAAGGCGGATTCGGGCAATCGAAAGAGTTCCTTGACCTCATCAAATCGATCGGCGAGTGTCGATCCAAAGCCGAGGAAGATCGCATTGTATTACGCGAAATCGAGACCCTGAAGACTAGGCTGTCCAGCCCAAATACTCCTAAATTCAAGCTCAAGGAGTACTTAATCCGCCTCCTTTATGTTGAGATGCTTGGTCACGACGCCTCATTTGGATACATTCACGCTGTCAAGATGACGCACGATGAGaatttattgttgaaaagAACTGGTTACTTGGCGGTGACTTTGTTTTTGAATGAGGATcatgatttgattattttgattgtgaaCACGATACAGAAGGACTTGAAGAGCGATAATTATTTGGTGGTTTGTGCGGCACTGAATGCGGTTTGTAGGTTGATTAATGAGGAGACGATCCCCGCTGTTTTGCCACAGGTGGTGGAGTTATTGGGACATCAGAAGGAGGCAGTTAGGAAGAAAGCAGTGATGGCGCTCCACCGGTTTTATCAGAGAGCGCCGGGGTCTGTCTCCCATCTCATTTCCAATTTCCGCAAG AGGCTTTGCGATAACGATCCTGGTGTTATGGGTGCTGCACTTTGCCCGCTTTTTGATCTTATTACGATTGATGCTGATGCTTACAAAGATCTGGTGGTTAGTTTTGTGAACATTCTTAAGCAAGTAGCTGAACGCAGACTACCAAAGAGTTATGACTATCATCAGATGCCTGCTCCATTCATTCAG AtcaaattgttgaaaattttggccCTGCTGGGTAGTGGTGACAAAAAGGCCAGTGAGCAAATGTACACGATCGTGGGTGACATAATGAGAAAATGTGATTCAACAAGCAATATTGGGAATGCCATTCTTTATGAGTGCATTTGTTGTGTTTCATCATTACACCCAAACCCCAAGTTGCTTGAGGCGGCTGCTGATgccatttcaaaatttctgaaa AGTGACAGCCACAATCTGAGATATCTTGGTATTGATGCTCTTAGTCGACTGATAAAGATAAGCCCAGAAATAGCCGATGCCGCACAGCATCAACTGGCTGTTATTGATTGCTTGGAG GACCCGGATGATACCCTAAAGCGCAAGACATTTGAACTGCTCTACAAAATGACCAAGTCATCAAATGTAGAAGTAATTGTGGACCGTATGATTCAGTACATGATAAGTATAAGTGATAGCCATTACAAAACTGAAATAGCATCCAGATGTGTTGAACTTGCTGAGCAATTTGCTCCAAGCAACCAATGGTTCATACAG GCGATGAATAAAGTATTTGAGCATGCAGGGGATCTGGTGAATGCCAAAGTTGCACATAACTTGATGCGGTTGATTGCTGAGGGATTTGGAGAGGATGATGATGCTGCAGATACTCAGCTTAGATCATCCGCT GTGGAGTCGTATCTTCAAATCATGGGAGAGCCAAAACTTCCATCTGCCTTTCTTCAA GTAATTTGTTGGGTCTTGGGTGAATATGGGACTGCAGATGGCAAGTATTCTGCCTCATATATCACTGGGAAGTTGTGTGATGTCGCAGAGGCTCATTTGGCAGATGACACGGTGAAA GCCTATGCAATAACAGCACTTATGAAGATATATTCATTTGAAATAGCAGCTGGAAGAGCAGTGGACGTGCTACCTGAG TGCCAATCATTGATTGAAGAAATGTTAGCATCCCACTCAACCGATCTTCAGCAGCGTGCCTATGAGCTTCAAGCTATCCTTAGTTTAGATGCTAATGCTGTCGAGAAAATAATGCCAATGAATTCTACCTGTGATGACATTGAG attGACAAAAGCCTTTCATTTCTTAATGGTTATGTCCAACAAGCAGTGGAAAATGGCGCTCAGCCATATATTCCTGAGAGTGAGCGCTCTGGGATGTCTAACATTAGCAATTTCAAGAGCCAGGAAGATCATGAATCATCAACACATGCTCTTAGGTTTGAGGCCTATGAGCTGCCTAAACCCATGTTGTCGCAAAATGTCCCTCCTATACTAGCATCCTCAACTGAACTTGTTCCTGTCCCAGAGCCATCATATGTTTCCGATATCCTCCAACCCGCTACGTCTGCTCCATCTGGCTCTGATGCGGGGCCATCGGAACTCAGGCTACGACTTGATGGTGTTCAAAGGAAGTGGGGTAGACCTACTTACTCCTCTGCTACACCATCTACTTCGAGCAATGATGCTGTGAAGATTCAGAATGAGGCAACTCAACGCGATTCAGTGGGCATGTCCAACTCAAAAGCACGTGATGTATCTTATGATTCAAGAAAGCAGCAAGTAGAGATTTCACCTGAAAAGCAAAAACTGGCTGCATCTCTTTTCGGGGGTGTGTCAAAATCTGATGGAAGACAGCCTTCTTCTAGCCAGAAGGTATCAAAACATCAGAATCCAACTTCAGATAAGTCTCGTGCAGCCAAGGCTGCAGCTCCTGACACTGCTGTTGTAAAAACACCCCAAACACCACCGGATTTGCTGGACTTGAGCGAGCCATCTATCTCCAGTAGTGCCCCATCTGTAGATCCTTTTAAGCAATGGGAAGGCCTTCTTGATCTGAAGCAAGACCCAACCCCAGTAAGTGCTGGTGGAGTTGGTTCGACAGAGACATCTGATTTTATGTCTCTTTTTACGGACATGTCTTTAAATGTCCCGTCAGATGGTGTTGCCGGTACAATGCCAAATGTGATTAATGGAAATGGCCTTGGAGGGATTATGGCAGATCATTCCGCACAACAGTTGAACAAGGGACCGAATTTGAAGCAAGCTTTGGAAAAGGATGCACGTGTAAGGCAAATGGGTGTGACACCATCAGGTCAGAACCCCAACTTATTTAAGGACTTGCTTGGCTAA